The Pseudarthrobacter sp. NS4 genome includes a window with the following:
- a CDS encoding mannitol dehydrogenase family protein: MNTELRTPARPAAAAELPRLSRALRPAPKAPVRIVHLGLGAFHRSHQAWYTQQAGDAAEWGIAAFTGRRPDAAAALADQDGLYTLVERAETGDSFTVVGSIVEAVDGADVKRLAELVAAPGTAVVMLTITEAAYGLGTDGKLDTAAPDVATDLALLGSGNGTAATPLGRLVLALAARRDAGSGPIAVVCCDNLSNNGAVARQAVAGFAGALDAGLAAWIDSNVSFVSTSVDRITPRTTDEDVADVQAACGYRDTSPVVAEPFSSWVLSGQFPAGRPRWEDAGALFVADIEPYENRKLWLLNGAHSMLAYAGQLRGHSTVAEALADPVCRQAVEAFWDEAEANLPAGELQIPAYRAALLARLSNARIAHNLSQIAMDGSTKLRMRAVPALQAERAAGRSGAAAASMIAAWMDYTAASTSFQDPLADAVDAANLLTDTNRTRALLALADPTLAANDAVVQLIESLQESFDKPASTSTEALASPRKDSL; this comes from the coding sequence GTGAACACTGAACTTCGAACCCCTGCCCGGCCCGCTGCAGCCGCGGAACTTCCGCGGCTGAGCCGTGCACTCCGCCCTGCCCCGAAAGCCCCGGTCCGCATTGTCCACCTGGGCTTGGGGGCCTTCCATCGTTCACACCAGGCCTGGTACACCCAGCAGGCAGGGGACGCCGCGGAGTGGGGGATTGCCGCCTTCACCGGCCGCCGTCCCGACGCCGCCGCCGCGCTGGCTGACCAGGACGGGCTGTACACCCTGGTGGAACGGGCAGAGACCGGCGACTCCTTCACGGTGGTTGGCAGCATCGTCGAGGCGGTGGACGGCGCAGACGTAAAGCGGCTTGCCGAACTCGTCGCTGCGCCCGGCACTGCCGTGGTCATGCTGACCATCACCGAGGCCGCCTACGGCCTGGGCACTGACGGAAAGCTCGACACGGCAGCGCCCGACGTCGCCACCGACCTTGCGCTGCTGGGTTCCGGCAACGGAACCGCGGCCACGCCGCTGGGAAGGCTGGTGCTGGCACTCGCCGCCCGCCGCGACGCCGGGTCCGGGCCCATCGCCGTGGTCTGCTGCGACAACCTTTCCAATAACGGCGCCGTTGCACGGCAGGCGGTGGCCGGATTCGCCGGTGCGCTGGATGCCGGGCTCGCCGCCTGGATCGACAGCAACGTCAGCTTCGTCAGCACCTCCGTTGACCGCATCACCCCGCGGACCACCGATGAGGATGTGGCTGACGTCCAGGCCGCGTGCGGCTACCGCGATACGTCACCCGTAGTGGCAGAACCCTTCTCCAGCTGGGTGCTGAGCGGTCAGTTTCCCGCCGGCCGTCCCCGCTGGGAAGACGCCGGTGCCCTCTTCGTGGCAGACATCGAGCCCTATGAGAACCGAAAACTGTGGTTGCTCAACGGCGCGCATTCCATGCTGGCCTACGCCGGGCAACTGCGCGGCCACAGCACAGTAGCGGAGGCGCTGGCGGACCCGGTGTGCCGCCAGGCGGTGGAAGCTTTCTGGGACGAGGCCGAGGCCAACCTTCCCGCCGGGGAGCTGCAGATCCCCGCCTACCGTGCCGCGTTGCTCGCGCGGTTAAGTAACGCCAGGATTGCCCACAACCTCTCACAGATCGCCATGGATGGCAGCACCAAGCTGCGGATGCGCGCCGTTCCGGCCCTCCAGGCGGAACGCGCCGCCGGCAGGTCCGGTGCTGCCGCTGCGTCCATGATCGCGGCCTGGATGGACTACACCGCTGCAAGCACATCCTTTCAAGACCCGCTGGCTGACGCCGTGGACGCCGCAAACCTGCTCACCGACACTAACCGGACCCGTGCCCTGCTGGCCCTGGCGGACCCCACATTGGCCGCTAACGACGCCGTGGTCCAACTCATCGAGAGCTTGCAGGAAAGCTTCGACAAGCCCGCTTCCACTTCAACTGAGGCACTTGCCTCCCCTCGAAAGGATTCGCTGTGA
- the uxaC gene encoding glucuronate isomerase, whose translation MSQSIAAHPDRLLPADPGTRSIARSLLERVQDLPIISPHGHVDAAVIEQNTPFPDPAALLVSPDHYVTRLIHASGVPMDRLRDGATSAPTSREVWRTFVESWPLFEGTASGYWLRTQLDSVFKLGTDLGEMSADASYDALAAKLQEPGFRPRELFKDFNIEVLATTDDPLDTLESHEAIAQDPSFHGRVLPTFRPDAYLNIAHPSWLENVDRLIAAAGDGGTGYGAYLTALENRRRYFVEHGAVSADHGVLTPATLKLDPAAAAKLFDRARSGKATAQDRNDFEAHMMYQMARMSVEDGLVMTIHPGSYRNHHEPTFNAFGADTGHDIPFAVNYTEAIRPVLQDFGTAKDFHLVLFTLDETVFSRELAPLAGFYPSVYLGAPWWFLDAPDAMLRFRSAVTETAGFSRSSGFIDDTRAFCSIPARHDASRRIEASFLARLVAEHRVSEDRAHELIIDIVDASPRRVFKL comes from the coding sequence ATGTCACAGTCGATTGCCGCCCACCCCGACAGGCTCCTGCCCGCAGATCCCGGGACGCGCAGCATCGCGCGTTCCTTGCTGGAGCGTGTGCAGGACCTGCCCATCATTTCCCCGCACGGCCACGTTGACGCCGCAGTCATCGAGCAGAACACGCCGTTCCCCGATCCTGCCGCCCTCCTGGTCAGTCCGGACCACTACGTCACCCGGCTGATCCATGCCAGCGGGGTCCCCATGGACCGGTTGCGCGACGGAGCGACGTCGGCACCCACATCGCGTGAGGTCTGGCGGACGTTTGTGGAATCCTGGCCGCTGTTTGAAGGCACGGCCTCGGGCTACTGGCTGCGCACCCAGCTCGATTCCGTGTTCAAGCTGGGTACAGACCTGGGGGAGATGTCGGCTGATGCCAGTTATGACGCCCTTGCCGCCAAGCTCCAGGAGCCGGGCTTCCGGCCGCGGGAGCTGTTCAAGGACTTCAACATTGAAGTCCTGGCCACCACGGATGATCCCTTGGACACGCTGGAAAGCCACGAGGCCATCGCCCAGGACCCGAGCTTTCATGGGCGTGTCCTGCCCACCTTCCGCCCCGATGCCTACCTGAACATTGCCCACCCGTCGTGGTTGGAGAACGTGGACCGGCTCATCGCGGCAGCGGGCGACGGCGGCACGGGCTATGGCGCCTACCTCACCGCGCTGGAAAACCGGCGCCGCTATTTTGTGGAGCACGGTGCCGTCTCGGCGGACCATGGCGTGCTGACCCCGGCGACGCTCAAGCTGGACCCTGCTGCTGCGGCGAAACTGTTCGACCGTGCCCGCTCCGGCAAGGCAACCGCCCAGGACCGTAATGACTTCGAAGCCCACATGATGTACCAGATGGCCCGGATGTCCGTGGAGGACGGCCTGGTGATGACCATCCACCCAGGTTCGTACCGCAACCACCACGAGCCCACGTTCAACGCCTTCGGCGCGGACACCGGGCACGACATTCCGTTCGCGGTCAACTACACAGAGGCCATCCGCCCCGTGCTGCAGGACTTCGGCACCGCGAAGGACTTCCACCTGGTGCTCTTCACGCTGGACGAGACCGTGTTCTCCCGCGAACTCGCCCCGTTGGCCGGGTTCTACCCGTCCGTCTACCTGGGCGCGCCGTGGTGGTTCCTGGACGCCCCCGATGCGATGCTGCGGTTCCGCTCCGCCGTTACCGAGACGGCCGGCTTCTCGCGTTCCTCCGGATTCATCGACGACACCCGGGCCTTCTGCTCCATTCCGGCCCGGCACGACGCCTCCCGCCGGATCGAGGCATCGTTCCTGGCCCGGCTCGTAGCGGAACACCGGGTCAGCGAGGACCGCGCGCACGAACTCATTATCGACATCGTCGATGCCTCCCCCCGGCGGGTGTTCAAGCTGTGA
- a CDS encoding beta-glucosidase family protein: protein MTYQNPSLPVADRAADLLGRMTLAEKSMQLVGILPQPLLGADGIAKEQLSRHLSQGIGHISGVGMAGGGPERLAKMNNDIQSFLRDSTRLAIPAILHNEALNGVVAEGHSSFPTAIGLAATWNPAKVREMAELTRRQMLSLGIRQGLAPVLDVARDARWGRVHETYGEEVLLVSAMGVAFVQGLQGEDLRQGVLATAKHFLGYAMTEAGQNLAATQLGMRELYDVYATPFEAAIRLAGLRSVMNSYSEIDGVPVAASSAVLTDLLRKKLGFEGTVVADYRTIQYLVERQRVARTPEEAGAMSLTAGLDVELPSAYGYGPALAAAVEKGMVDETLVDRAVLRVLTHKFELGLFEDPFVNEDPIRLRAVAKEGRELSEELAAQSVTLLKNENNLLPFDRGVRRIAVIGPHADSVMVNFANYTYPTALEMIKGMMTGRSRMVGMEGALDGMPEAMRKAAEERVSAMENLDLEKVVREEYGSQSLAEAVRQLMPEAEVVAVSGTGVLDSDPHDIEAAVAAASTADVVILAIGGRAGAFSGTTTEGEGTDSANIDLPARQVQLVKEVTAVGKPTAAVLYMGRPYGLSGVDEALPALVTAYYPGPEGATALARVLFGLAAPSGKLPFSIPRHSGQVPIYQAQKRGSGYRRESIDMAKAYADMPSTPLYAFGHGLSYSEFEYGELRIEPAAITAEQEVTITVPVRNIGTIRSAEVSQLYVGLLGTGITRPAQQLAGFARIELESGDEAEVSYKVRGSQLGHTAHDGRFVVEPGEVSVWVGSASDDLRAHGSFTVLGDQPVDVSATRSYFPEVRVLQAMRAE, encoded by the coding sequence ATGACTTACCAGAACCCCTCTCTCCCTGTAGCCGACCGCGCGGCGGATCTGTTGGGCCGCATGACTCTGGCGGAGAAATCCATGCAGCTCGTAGGAATCCTGCCGCAGCCGCTTCTCGGAGCCGACGGAATTGCCAAAGAGCAACTGAGCCGGCACCTCAGCCAGGGCATCGGCCACATCTCCGGTGTAGGCATGGCAGGCGGTGGACCTGAGCGTTTGGCCAAGATGAACAATGACATCCAGTCGTTTTTGCGCGACTCCACCCGCCTGGCAATTCCCGCCATCCTCCACAACGAAGCGCTCAATGGTGTTGTTGCAGAAGGCCACTCCTCTTTCCCTACGGCTATCGGTCTGGCTGCGACCTGGAATCCGGCCAAAGTCCGTGAAATGGCAGAGTTGACCAGGCGGCAGATGCTGTCACTCGGTATCCGTCAGGGGTTGGCACCCGTTCTGGACGTAGCGCGGGACGCCCGCTGGGGCCGGGTGCATGAAACGTATGGCGAAGAAGTCCTGCTCGTCTCGGCGATGGGCGTGGCTTTTGTGCAGGGCCTGCAGGGGGAGGATCTCCGCCAAGGTGTTCTGGCCACAGCCAAACATTTCCTGGGGTATGCGATGACGGAGGCAGGCCAGAACCTTGCTGCCACGCAACTTGGCATGCGGGAACTTTACGACGTCTACGCAACGCCCTTTGAAGCTGCCATCCGCCTGGCTGGCCTTCGCAGCGTCATGAACAGCTATTCCGAGATTGATGGTGTTCCGGTAGCAGCATCGTCGGCCGTGCTCACGGACCTGCTTCGAAAGAAGCTGGGTTTTGAAGGGACCGTGGTGGCTGATTACCGCACCATTCAGTATCTGGTTGAACGGCAGCGGGTGGCCCGAACTCCGGAGGAGGCGGGTGCGATGTCACTGACCGCAGGCCTGGATGTCGAACTGCCGAGTGCTTACGGCTACGGACCGGCACTGGCTGCGGCCGTGGAAAAGGGGATGGTCGATGAAACTTTGGTCGACCGGGCTGTTCTGAGGGTTCTTACCCATAAATTCGAACTCGGACTGTTCGAGGATCCTTTTGTGAATGAGGATCCAATCCGGCTGAGGGCGGTGGCTAAGGAGGGCCGTGAATTGTCGGAGGAACTGGCCGCCCAATCCGTAACCCTGTTGAAGAACGAAAACAATCTGTTGCCGTTTGACCGCGGTGTTCGCCGCATCGCGGTCATTGGCCCGCACGCGGACTCTGTGATGGTCAACTTCGCCAATTACACGTATCCCACGGCTTTGGAAATGATCAAGGGGATGATGACCGGCCGGTCACGGATGGTCGGGATGGAAGGGGCGCTCGATGGCATGCCCGAGGCAATGAGAAAAGCTGCCGAGGAGCGCGTCAGTGCCATGGAGAACCTCGATCTGGAGAAGGTTGTTCGCGAAGAGTATGGGAGCCAGAGCCTGGCTGAGGCAGTGAGGCAGCTTATGCCAGAAGCGGAGGTCGTCGCCGTTTCCGGTACAGGTGTTCTTGATTCAGATCCGCATGACATTGAGGCGGCGGTGGCTGCCGCCTCGACAGCTGACGTGGTCATCCTCGCCATTGGCGGCAGGGCGGGCGCTTTCTCCGGAACAACCACGGAAGGTGAGGGCACGGACTCCGCCAATATCGACCTGCCCGCACGGCAGGTACAGCTTGTAAAGGAAGTGACCGCAGTCGGGAAGCCTACCGCAGCGGTCCTCTATATGGGGCGCCCCTACGGGCTCTCCGGCGTGGATGAGGCCCTGCCCGCCCTGGTGACCGCCTACTATCCAGGGCCGGAAGGCGCCACGGCCCTCGCCCGCGTACTCTTTGGCCTTGCTGCTCCTTCAGGGAAGCTGCCATTTTCGATTCCCCGGCACTCAGGGCAGGTACCGATCTATCAGGCGCAGAAAAGAGGCAGTGGCTACCGTCGCGAAAGTATCGACATGGCCAAGGCCTACGCCGACATGCCAAGCACCCCCCTGTATGCTTTCGGGCACGGGCTGAGCTACTCGGAGTTCGAATACGGTGAACTGCGGATTGAGCCGGCGGCCATCACTGCAGAGCAGGAAGTTACGATAACTGTCCCTGTCAGGAACATAGGAACGATCCGCAGTGCAGAAGTTTCCCAGCTGTACGTCGGCCTGCTGGGAACGGGAATCACCCGGCCTGCACAACAGTTGGCAGGATTCGCGCGAATAGAACTTGAAAGCGGCGACGAGGCAGAAGTCAGTTATAAAGTCCGGGGCTCGCAGCTGGGACATACTGCTCACGACGGCCGATTCGTCGTCGAGCCAGGAGAGGTTTCAGTTTGGGTGGGCTCAGCCTCAGACGACCTCCGGGCTCATGGCTCCTTTACGGTTCTTGGTGACCAACCTGTAGACGTCTCTGCGACCCGTAGTTACTTTCCTGAGGTTAGGGTTCTTCAAGCAATGAGAGCTGAGTGA
- a CDS encoding FAD-dependent oxidoreductase: protein MSESTLFDHSYDVIIVGTGAAGLATAMGAADEGLRVLLLESTGKWGGNTAMSGGGMWLPNNPLMQRDHAGDSRDEALTYLETTVGEEGRATTRLRKEAFVDGVADFVTTAEKYGVRFERAADYPDYYPELPGGKVGRGLEVKPFDIKKIGHWWKTCQAPAALPIKTDDIWLLGRAWSTPSGFIRGAQLVFRALGGLATGKKLAGIGAGFAGAFLDVVVQKQGTDLWLNAPLQELIVEDGRVAGVRITRDGKPLTIGATRGVMLAGGGFDHNKDLRQKHHGIDGAPSGAPGNLGRPIEIAQDNGAALELMDDAWWGGSIAAAPGHGPAFIVGERALPYSVILDARGDRFVNESESYVDLGHHMLVHDKDGPYWLVGDVRHARRYLRTFAIEPKNNKAMKDAGIMVKADTITGLAAKLDMDPTRLEASIHRFNGFARAGVDGDFGRGNSAYDRYYGDPTVHPNPCLGPLEKGPFTAFKVVIGDLGTKGGVVTDGDARALREDGTVIKGLYSAGNNSASVMGRTYPGPGSTIGPAVVFGLRGARHMARQAG, encoded by the coding sequence ATGTCGGAGTCAACGCTTTTTGACCACAGCTATGACGTCATTATCGTCGGCACGGGTGCCGCAGGACTGGCGACAGCAATGGGTGCCGCGGACGAGGGCCTGCGGGTCCTCCTGCTGGAGAGCACCGGCAAGTGGGGTGGCAACACGGCCATGTCCGGGGGCGGCATGTGGCTGCCGAACAACCCGCTCATGCAGCGGGACCATGCCGGCGACTCCCGCGACGAGGCGCTGACCTACCTCGAGACGACGGTCGGCGAGGAGGGGCGCGCCACCACACGGCTCCGGAAGGAGGCGTTCGTCGACGGCGTCGCCGACTTCGTCACCACGGCGGAGAAGTACGGGGTGAGGTTCGAACGTGCGGCGGACTACCCCGACTACTACCCCGAGCTCCCGGGCGGCAAGGTCGGCCGTGGCCTGGAGGTGAAGCCGTTCGACATCAAAAAGATCGGCCACTGGTGGAAAACCTGCCAGGCGCCCGCCGCGCTGCCGATTAAAACCGACGACATATGGCTCCTGGGCCGTGCCTGGTCCACACCCTCCGGCTTCATCCGCGGGGCGCAGCTCGTCTTCCGCGCCCTCGGCGGCCTGGCCACCGGCAAAAAGCTTGCCGGCATCGGCGCAGGATTCGCTGGTGCGTTCCTTGACGTCGTTGTGCAGAAGCAAGGTACCGACCTGTGGCTGAATGCCCCGCTGCAGGAACTCATCGTCGAGGACGGCCGTGTCGCAGGGGTGCGGATCACCCGGGACGGCAAGCCCCTGACCATCGGCGCTACACGCGGCGTGATGCTGGCCGGCGGTGGCTTTGACCACAATAAGGACCTCCGCCAAAAGCACCACGGGATCGACGGCGCCCCATCGGGCGCTCCCGGCAACCTGGGGCGCCCCATCGAAATCGCGCAGGACAACGGCGCAGCACTTGAGCTCATGGACGACGCATGGTGGGGCGGATCAATCGCCGCAGCGCCCGGCCACGGCCCCGCCTTCATAGTCGGTGAACGTGCACTGCCTTACTCAGTCATCCTCGATGCCAGGGGTGACCGGTTCGTGAACGAGTCCGAGTCCTACGTCGACCTCGGACACCACATGCTCGTGCACGACAAGGACGGCCCGTACTGGCTGGTCGGCGATGTGCGGCATGCCCGGCGCTACCTGCGCACTTTCGCGATCGAGCCGAAGAACAACAAGGCCATGAAGGATGCAGGGATCATGGTCAAGGCGGACACAATCACCGGGCTCGCCGCCAAGCTCGACATGGATCCAACTCGATTGGAGGCGAGCATTCACCGGTTTAACGGCTTTGCTCGCGCCGGTGTTGACGGTGACTTCGGCCGCGGTAACTCGGCCTACGACCGCTACTATGGCGACCCTACAGTTCATCCGAACCCCTGCCTCGGCCCGCTCGAAAAGGGCCCTTTCACCGCCTTCAAAGTGGTGATCGGAGACCTCGGCACCAAGGGTGGCGTTGTCACCGACGGTGATGCACGCGCGTTGCGCGAAGACGGCACGGTCATTAAGGGTCTCTACTCCGCTGGCAACAACTCCGCCTCTGTCATGGGGCGGACGTACCCCGGCCCGGGCTCCACCATCGGACCCGCCGTCGTGTTCGGTCTCCGCGGGGCCCGCCACATGGCCCGCCAAGCCGGCTGA
- a CDS encoding SDR family NAD(P)-dependent oxidoreductase: MGNEVTWQEAITSNRFAGKTVIVTGAASGIGQATALRVAKEGGRVIAADISKERLDALVEENSGLDLTPVAGDISTEETVAAVVAAAGGRVDALANVAGIMDNFAPIHEVDDELWDRVFRINVTALMRLTRAVTPLMLEAGSGSVVNVSSEAGIRGSAAGAAYTASKHAVVGLTKNSAVIYGPKGLRFNAVAPGPTITGIVANFGSRMAAERLGPLMQANIPTPATAAQLAASITFLLSDDGTNVNGAILASDGGWSAL, translated from the coding sequence ATGGGCAACGAAGTCACGTGGCAAGAAGCCATCACCAGCAACCGTTTTGCAGGGAAAACCGTCATTGTCACCGGTGCAGCCTCCGGGATCGGGCAGGCAACTGCCCTGCGCGTCGCGAAGGAGGGCGGCAGGGTCATCGCCGCGGACATCAGCAAGGAACGCCTGGATGCACTGGTTGAAGAGAACAGCGGCCTGGACCTTACGCCCGTGGCCGGTGACATTTCCACCGAGGAAACCGTTGCCGCCGTCGTTGCTGCCGCCGGAGGACGAGTGGATGCCCTGGCCAACGTGGCCGGGATCATGGACAACTTTGCCCCCATCCATGAGGTGGATGACGAACTCTGGGACCGTGTCTTCCGCATCAACGTCACGGCCCTGATGCGCCTCACCCGCGCGGTGACACCGCTGATGCTTGAGGCAGGCTCGGGCTCTGTGGTGAACGTCTCTTCGGAGGCCGGCATCCGCGGCTCGGCCGCCGGCGCCGCCTACACTGCCTCCAAGCATGCTGTCGTTGGCCTTACCAAGAACTCTGCCGTGATCTATGGCCCGAAGGGGCTCCGCTTCAACGCAGTGGCACCCGGACCCACCATCACCGGCATCGTGGCGAACTTTGGTTCCCGGATGGCCGCCGAACGCCTCGGTCCGCTCATGCAGGCCAACATCCCCACCCCCGCCACTGCCGCGCAGTTGGCTGCCTCGATCACCTTCCTGCTCAGCGACGACGGCACCAACGTCAACGGCGCCATCCTCGCCTCCGACGGCGGCTGGTCAGCCCTGTAA
- a CDS encoding TetR/AcrR family transcriptional regulator, whose amino-acid sequence MHSDNLITPSRPPGRPVSVDPDAVAALALKMFSERGYEQTSMEDIAREAGVGRKTLYRHFANKAELVWGGMGPAIQASAPLMAASPAPNMTAEEILGGLRDALIAGVDALPDLAVTRGRLRLISEHPELMSRSYEFLAAQRDRTRSYLTARGIPETTARYLCAALIGASFEAWLQWAAGDDPVPTTHLQAALSVLHLDPA is encoded by the coding sequence ATGCATTCGGATAACCTGATCACCCCCTCTCGCCCCCCGGGGCGGCCGGTGAGCGTTGATCCGGACGCTGTAGCAGCCCTTGCCCTGAAAATGTTTTCTGAACGCGGGTATGAGCAAACCTCCATGGAAGACATCGCCCGTGAGGCCGGGGTGGGGCGAAAAACCCTCTACCGCCATTTCGCGAACAAGGCGGAGTTGGTGTGGGGCGGAATGGGACCGGCGATCCAAGCCTCCGCACCCCTAATGGCTGCGTCTCCAGCCCCTAACATGACAGCCGAAGAGATCCTGGGGGGTCTTCGTGATGCGCTGATTGCCGGCGTGGACGCCCTTCCCGACCTAGCCGTCACGCGAGGACGGCTGCGGCTGATCTCGGAGCATCCGGAACTGATGAGCCGAAGCTACGAATTCCTCGCGGCACAACGCGACAGGACGCGCTCCTATCTGACCGCCCGCGGCATTCCGGAAACTACAGCACGATATTTGTGCGCCGCACTTATAGGCGCCTCATTTGAAGCCTGGCTGCAATGGGCCGCCGGCGACGATCCCGTACCTACAACCCATCTCCAGGCAGCACTGTCAGTCCTGCATCTGGACCCGGCCTGA
- a CDS encoding ABC transporter substrate-binding protein produces MNTRVIRPRFRSGIATSVAAAVLLAMTACSGSPAQEEADSGSTGANSNATMALAVAAAPASLDPAQLQEGQQTYVWGSVFDTLLYVDNAGKLQPNAAESWKLSEDGLTLSLTLRDGLTFSNGDAVTAKDVAGTLERTRTTPGQQQGKLASVESIEAPDEKTVVLKLKQQDPSLLHNMALAAGVIGDPETLDDKTSALNPTGSGPYTLDQSATVAGTTYVLNRRDDYWNAKAYPFKTLTVRVIQDRTAVFNALQAGELDAGNVEAQQVQQIEAAGFKTKKVEATAVANLVLADREGTILEPLADERVRKAINMAFDREKLVQQVLRGSGKATVQIFNPKGVAYDASLEDTYKFDPAGAKKLLAEAGYADGFEVTMPSTVISKSFEPLITQPLADIGIKVNWEPVPPQNAAAAVSSKKYPMVFFIDGLNVAPRELQNNFGENGFLNPFGTEDPELTELISQVSLESDEAKAAELYKKINAHIVENALTSPLFYLGTIWATKDGIEYLGDGSNTMSTIRAFDTTK; encoded by the coding sequence GTGAACACCCGTGTGATCCGACCTCGATTCCGTTCCGGGATCGCTACTTCAGTTGCAGCAGCTGTTTTGCTGGCGATGACTGCCTGCTCTGGCAGTCCCGCCCAGGAAGAGGCCGATTCCGGTTCGACCGGCGCCAACTCCAATGCCACTATGGCTCTGGCAGTCGCTGCGGCTCCGGCTTCTCTTGATCCCGCCCAGCTCCAGGAGGGTCAGCAGACCTATGTCTGGGGGTCAGTTTTTGACACGCTCCTTTACGTTGACAACGCGGGCAAACTTCAGCCCAACGCCGCGGAAAGCTGGAAGCTTTCCGAGGACGGCCTGACATTGTCCCTGACCTTGCGGGACGGGCTGACGTTCAGCAACGGTGATGCCGTGACCGCTAAAGACGTCGCGGGGACATTGGAGCGGACCCGGACCACGCCTGGCCAGCAGCAGGGCAAGCTGGCTTCCGTCGAGTCCATTGAAGCCCCGGACGAGAAGACCGTCGTCCTTAAGTTAAAGCAGCAGGACCCCTCGCTTCTTCACAACATGGCGCTGGCCGCGGGCGTCATCGGTGACCCCGAGACCCTCGACGACAAGACCAGCGCATTGAACCCGACGGGATCGGGCCCGTACACGCTTGATCAGAGCGCAACTGTCGCAGGCACCACCTACGTTTTGAACCGCCGCGACGACTACTGGAACGCCAAGGCGTACCCCTTCAAGACCCTGACTGTCCGGGTCATCCAGGACCGCACCGCTGTTTTCAACGCCTTGCAGGCCGGGGAACTTGATGCCGGAAACGTTGAAGCCCAGCAGGTCCAGCAGATTGAAGCCGCGGGCTTCAAAACCAAAAAGGTGGAAGCCACTGCGGTAGCCAACCTCGTTCTTGCTGACCGCGAGGGCACCATTTTGGAGCCCCTGGCCGACGAACGCGTGCGAAAAGCCATCAACATGGCTTTTGATCGGGAGAAGCTGGTCCAGCAGGTCCTGCGCGGATCCGGCAAGGCAACAGTGCAAATCTTCAACCCGAAGGGTGTAGCCTATGACGCCTCGCTGGAGGACACCTACAAGTTCGATCCGGCAGGTGCTAAGAAGCTGCTTGCGGAGGCGGGATACGCGGACGGGTTCGAAGTCACCATGCCGAGTACCGTGATTTCGAAGTCCTTCGAACCCCTTATCACTCAGCCGCTGGCTGACATTGGCATCAAGGTGAACTGGGAGCCGGTTCCGCCGCAGAATGCCGCCGCAGCTGTTTCCTCGAAGAAGTACCCGATGGTGTTCTTCATTGACGGACTCAACGTGGCACCGCGGGAACTTCAGAACAACTTTGGTGAGAACGGGTTCCTCAACCCCTTCGGCACCGAAGACCCCGAACTGACGGAGCTCATTTCCCAGGTCTCCCTTGAGTCCGATGAAGCCAAGGCCGCAGAGCTCTATAAGAAAATCAACGCACACATCGTAGAGAATGCCTTGACCTCGCCATTGTTCTACCTCGGCACCATCTGGGCGACCAAGGATGGCATCGAGTACCTCGGTGATGGCTCAAACACCATGAGCACTATCCGGGCGTTCGACACCACGAAGTGA
- a CDS encoding ABC transporter permease, with product MTTYILRRLGTGLLLAMLVTLITFFLLSLSFDAVVRARLGSVATPESVAAMTAELGFDRPVLVQYFEWLGGVLRGDFGTSLFTSEPVGPAVASRLAVTLSIVLVALAITVLISVTLGVVAATRGGLVDRLAQAASLVGYIIPGLLIAIVLVVVFAINLRMLPATGYTPFDVNPGRWAATITIPVIVLVIGGAANITAQVRGTMIDELRKDYVRTLRTRGISTRSIVLKHALRNAAGPALTVLSFEFIAMLGGALIIEKVFALPGFGTFAFNSSLQGDITVIMGITLFSVLLVVCINLLVDLVNGWLNPKARIF from the coding sequence ATGACCACCTATATTCTGCGTCGGCTTGGGACAGGACTCCTGCTCGCAATGCTGGTGACGCTGATCACCTTTTTCCTGCTTAGCCTCTCATTCGACGCGGTCGTCCGTGCCCGACTCGGAAGCGTCGCCACCCCCGAGTCCGTGGCTGCAATGACGGCCGAACTAGGCTTCGACCGTCCGGTACTGGTCCAGTACTTTGAATGGCTCGGCGGAGTTCTACGCGGTGACTTTGGTACATCGTTGTTCACCAGCGAACCCGTCGGTCCAGCGGTTGCTTCGCGGCTGGCCGTCACGTTGTCCATCGTGCTCGTGGCCCTGGCTATCACCGTCTTGATCAGTGTCACTCTCGGAGTCGTCGCAGCTACCCGAGGCGGCCTGGTGGACCGCCTGGCGCAGGCAGCGTCCCTGGTGGGTTACATCATTCCGGGTCTGCTCATTGCGATTGTGCTGGTTGTGGTTTTCGCTATCAACCTCCGAATGTTGCCTGCGACCGGGTATACCCCCTTCGATGTGAATCCGGGCAGATGGGCTGCCACCATCACCATTCCCGTCATCGTGCTCGTCATCGGCGGCGCCGCGAATATCACGGCCCAGGTCCGCGGCACGATGATCGACGAGTTGCGAAAGGACTATGTCCGGACCCTGCGTACCCGGGGAATCTCCACGCGGTCCATCGTTCTCAAGCATGCCCTGCGCAACGCCGCCGGGCCTGCTTTGACCGTGCTGTCCTTCGAGTTCATCGCCATGCTCGGTGGGGCGCTGATCATTGAGAAGGTATTCGCGCTGCCCGGGTTTGGCACGTTTGCGTTCAATTCCTCCTTGCAGGGGGACATCACCGTGATTATGGGCATCACGCTGTTCAGCGTTTTGCTCGTGGTCTGCATCAATCTCCTAGTCGACCTTGTGAACGGGTGGCTCAATCCGAAAGCGAGAATCTTTTGA